The following proteins are co-located in the Paenibacillus sp. FSL H8-0079 genome:
- a CDS encoding putative PEP-binding protein, giving the protein MTKRVILLEEDMAEMKGLMGSKGADLAELILAGWSVPAGFVVTTECCREFCTRLGHLSGEGEEEIVNAIRHLEQQTGKFFGHSENPLLLAVRTDQDRASAASTQSLLNVGLNDVTVEGLARQTGDRLYALQCYLDYLEEYGQLVYAIPSEFFTKISSHVKGRDETELELTITEFKYLIEAKERNPFPQDVQIQFKEAVRAVSHSQRIKASRSQNEIMRKPYYISSEQSAPVLIQTMMHGTCGDLSGTGTIYTRNLLTGERGVTGQYVPTGNASQIDHGLERLRNEEPELYARLLEIGSQLETRKGEVQEITFVIESGVLYVAHTQPARLSSTATLRSTVDFVHEGLITKEDALLRIQPAHITEVLKHYTDSRKEESTGNLPTQIQPVMNDECPASKNNSSSPSSADLQLLLEWADEVKELTILATADRPQDAITARLMGAEGIGLCRTENMLLSPARLPFVQKMILADSESERRRGLERLLPMQQSDFEQIFEAMDGYPVTIRLLDSPLHELLPDLGVLEKRREWLQAEEWQEQKDHQNELEELERVIRRVCELHEHNPTLGQQACRLSTVFPEIVDMQLEAIFRAAVKGIRQGWWVRPEIMIPQIGHVHELQVMRDLVDHVADQVLGEEKRHCLYRVGAMIEAPRTALTATHIARQADFFSFGTDELTEMTFGYSRHEAEKRLLLLQRDTDSRAVTNNPFHVLDIEGVGQLIEMAVVQGRIRKPHLKTGICGENVVDLESITFCHRIGLDYVSCLPEQIPYARIAAAQAAIKGQREGADTQNTDISTIA; this is encoded by the coding sequence ATGACAAAACGGGTAATTCTGTTGGAAGAAGATATGGCAGAGATGAAAGGGCTAATGGGCAGTAAAGGGGCTGATCTTGCAGAACTTATCCTTGCAGGGTGGTCTGTCCCAGCCGGATTCGTGGTCACAACGGAATGCTGTCGCGAGTTCTGTACCCGTCTTGGACATCTTTCCGGTGAAGGAGAGGAAGAGATTGTTAACGCGATCCGGCATCTGGAACAGCAAACCGGCAAGTTCTTCGGACATTCGGAGAATCCGCTACTACTCGCAGTACGGACGGATCAGGATCGAGCATCAGCAGCTTCGACACAATCACTGCTCAATGTTGGTCTGAATGATGTTACTGTGGAAGGACTCGCACGTCAAACCGGTGATCGGTTGTATGCACTCCAATGTTATCTAGATTACTTAGAGGAATATGGACAGCTGGTATATGCAATTCCGTCTGAATTTTTCACAAAAATATCAAGTCACGTCAAGGGTCGGGATGAAACGGAACTTGAATTAACCATTACGGAATTTAAATATTTAATTGAAGCGAAGGAACGTAACCCTTTTCCTCAAGATGTTCAAATTCAATTCAAAGAAGCAGTGCGTGCGGTATCTCATTCACAGCGTATCAAAGCATCCAGATCTCAGAACGAGATCATGCGTAAACCATATTATATTTCTTCGGAGCAAAGCGCTCCTGTTCTTATACAGACGATGATGCATGGAACATGCGGAGACTTAAGCGGGACTGGAACAATATATACACGCAATCTACTTACAGGAGAAAGGGGAGTCACTGGACAATACGTCCCAACCGGGAACGCCAGCCAAATAGATCACGGTCTGGAGCGTTTACGGAATGAAGAACCTGAGCTGTATGCACGTTTGCTGGAGATAGGTAGCCAGTTGGAGACGCGTAAGGGAGAAGTGCAGGAAATCACCTTTGTAATCGAATCTGGCGTGTTGTATGTTGCTCATACTCAGCCCGCCCGATTATCCTCAACAGCCACACTGAGGAGTACTGTGGATTTTGTCCATGAAGGACTCATCACCAAGGAGGATGCACTTCTTCGCATCCAACCTGCGCATATCACGGAAGTGCTGAAGCATTACACAGATTCTAGAAAAGAAGAGAGTACTGGAAATCTTCCCACACAGATCCAGCCAGTAATGAATGATGAGTGTCCAGCATCTAAGAATAACTCAAGTTCGCCTTCATCAGCAGATCTGCAACTACTGCTCGAATGGGCTGATGAAGTTAAAGAGTTGACGATACTTGCTACTGCTGATCGACCACAGGATGCCATCACTGCAAGACTAATGGGGGCTGAGGGTATAGGTCTGTGCAGGACTGAGAACATGCTGTTGTCACCTGCACGGTTACCTTTTGTACAAAAAATGATCTTGGCAGACAGTGAATCCGAACGCAGGCGTGGGTTGGAGCGTCTGTTGCCGATGCAGCAGTCTGATTTTGAACAGATATTCGAAGCGATGGATGGATATCCGGTAACGATACGTTTGCTCGATTCGCCGTTGCATGAACTGTTACCGGATCTGGGAGTGTTGGAGAAACGACGTGAGTGGTTACAAGCAGAGGAGTGGCAGGAGCAAAAAGACCATCAGAATGAACTGGAGGAACTGGAGCGTGTCATTCGCAGAGTCTGTGAATTGCATGAACATAATCCGACATTGGGGCAACAGGCTTGTCGGCTGAGTACGGTGTTCCCGGAGATCGTTGATATGCAGCTGGAAGCGATATTCCGCGCAGCGGTGAAAGGCATCCGGCAAGGCTGGTGGGTACGTCCCGAGATTATGATCCCGCAGATCGGTCATGTGCATGAACTTCAGGTGATGAGAGATCTGGTGGATCATGTGGCTGACCAAGTGCTTGGTGAGGAGAAGCGGCATTGTCTCTATAGAGTGGGGGCGATGATCGAAGCTCCGAGAACGGCGCTGACGGCGACTCACATTGCTCGCCAGGCTGACTTTTTCTCGTTTGGCACGGATGAGCTGACAGAGATGACATTTGGATATAGTCGCCATGAAGCTGAGAAGCGGCTCCTTCTCCTTCAACGTGATACGGACTCTCGTGCGGTAACGAATAATCCATTTCATGTACTGGACATTGAGGGAGTCGGACAACTGATTGAGATGGCGGTCGTCCAAGGTCGAATTCGAAAACCTCATCTGAAGACAGGGATCTGCGGAGAAAATGTTGTGGATCTGGAGTCGATTACGTTCTGCCACCGCATTGGTCTGGATTACGTAAGCTGTTTGCCTGAACAGATCCCTTATGCACGAATTGCTGCTGCACAAGCAGCCATTAAGGGACAGAGAGAGGGAGCGGACACGCAGAACACGGATATCTCTACAATTGCGTAA
- a CDS encoding LTA synthase family protein produces MYNSKNERTSSRTLFAVLFILMLLKLSLLRYFFFQGLSGIGLLTDALGALTVVCLLDLIVPKGWKRAVYGGFNVLFSLVLFAATLYNVHFSSVPTYTALSELGQVAQVRGSIGPLVRPEHFLFFADIVLALPIWLIMRKRAGGRNRSSYRDSGLTFGRIRRRYWGKLGVALTAAFCIVLSGSFIVKGETIDNELVRAENLGFLNYQVSSAILTSKENEAIANGNINETIAKINELVSQYPYQDKPSDGTAVKAKYFGQAKGSNLIVLQLESFQNFPINASLDGQELTPVLNDLAKESYYFSHFFQQIGQGNTSDAEFMSNTSIYPTGVVPMSAGYSDRELPSLPKLLGKEGYESETYHVNDVTFWNRNKMYPALGFTRYFDKPSFENDRFNDFGPSDEELYRVGVEKMTAHQAANQPFYAQFITASSHSPFTVPADRARITIPATITNKLLHDYLQAINYTDYAIGQLINELKANGLWDNTTLVLYGDHFGLPADEEITQQIQANLGVPYDGKVSRFNIPFMIHTPKQTKGQVIEQPGGQLDMLPTIMNLMGVSLQDEKFTAFGHDLLNMDHNAFGIRYYLPTGSFVNNDIMFIPGAGFDDGTAYSLKTYEPVTDLEPYRADYEHVLSLMKLSDEYVKLLPKRAP; encoded by the coding sequence ATGTATAATTCCAAAAATGAACGAACTTCATCACGGACCTTATTTGCCGTGTTATTCATTCTTATGCTGCTGAAGCTGTCACTGCTGCGGTATTTCTTTTTCCAGGGTCTGTCCGGCATTGGTCTGTTAACTGACGCATTAGGCGCACTAACTGTGGTATGCCTGCTGGATCTGATCGTGCCCAAAGGCTGGAAGCGAGCAGTATACGGAGGATTTAATGTTCTGTTTTCTCTAGTGCTGTTCGCGGCTACGCTGTATAACGTTCATTTCAGTTCGGTACCCACCTATACCGCGCTAAGTGAGCTGGGGCAAGTTGCCCAAGTACGGGGAAGTATCGGACCACTGGTACGACCGGAGCACTTTCTGTTTTTTGCAGACATCGTACTGGCATTGCCAATATGGTTGATTATGCGCAAACGTGCTGGCGGGCGTAACCGCAGCAGTTACCGCGATAGCGGTTTGACGTTTGGCAGAATTCGCAGACGTTACTGGGGCAAGCTCGGCGTTGCGCTTACGGCTGCATTCTGCATCGTGCTGTCTGGCAGTTTTATTGTCAAAGGTGAAACGATTGATAATGAGCTGGTGCGGGCCGAGAATCTCGGTTTCCTGAACTACCAGGTATCGTCTGCCATTCTGACGAGCAAAGAAAATGAGGCCATTGCGAATGGCAACATTAACGAAACGATTGCCAAGATCAATGAGCTGGTTAGCCAGTATCCGTATCAGGATAAACCAAGTGACGGTACAGCCGTGAAAGCCAAATATTTTGGTCAGGCCAAAGGCAGTAACCTGATTGTGCTGCAACTGGAGTCCTTTCAGAATTTCCCGATTAATGCTTCATTAGACGGTCAAGAGTTAACACCGGTACTGAATGATCTGGCCAAAGAAAGCTATTATTTCTCTCATTTTTTCCAACAGATCGGACAGGGAAACACATCAGACGCGGAGTTCATGTCGAACACGTCTATCTATCCAACCGGAGTTGTTCCCATGTCGGCAGGGTATAGTGACCGTGAACTGCCGAGTCTTCCAAAGTTATTAGGTAAAGAAGGATATGAGTCCGAGACGTACCACGTCAATGACGTCACCTTCTGGAACCGGAACAAAATGTATCCGGCACTCGGATTCACTCGTTACTTCGACAAGCCCAGCTTCGAGAACGACAGATTCAATGACTTTGGACCATCGGATGAAGAGTTGTACCGTGTAGGTGTGGAAAAAATGACTGCGCATCAGGCTGCGAACCAGCCGTTCTATGCTCAGTTCATAACGGCATCGAGCCACTCGCCGTTTACGGTTCCCGCTGATCGTGCACGAATTACGATTCCTGCGACCATCACGAACAAACTGCTTCACGATTATCTGCAAGCGATCAACTATACGGATTATGCCATCGGTCAACTCATTAATGAGTTGAAGGCGAACGGATTATGGGATAATACTACTCTAGTGCTCTACGGAGACCACTTTGGTCTGCCTGCTGATGAAGAGATTACACAGCAAATCCAGGCCAATTTGGGCGTCCCTTATGACGGTAAAGTAAGTCGATTCAACATCCCGTTCATGATTCATACGCCGAAACAGACCAAAGGACAAGTGATTGAGCAGCCAGGCGGTCAGTTGGATATGTTGCCAACGATCATGAACCTGATGGGTGTTTCGCTCCAGGATGAGAAATTCACTGCCTTCGGACATGATCTGCTCAACATGGACCATAATGCCTTCGGTATCCGGTATTATTTGCCGACGGGTTCATTTGTTAACAATGACATCATGTTTATCCCGGGTGCGGGCTTTGACGATGGAACAGCCTATTCGCTGAAAACATACGAGCCGGTAACGGATTTGGAACCGTATCGTGCCGATTATGAACATGTGCTCAGCCTGATGAAACTGTCTGACGAGTATGTGAAGTTGTTACCAAAACGTGCACCATAA
- a CDS encoding LLM class flavin-dependent oxidoreductase, which yields MKLSVLEHGHINEGRSVQDTLQETVKLAQHADQLGYSRFWMSEHHGSGALSFSSPEVMIAHVAAHTDRIRVGSGGVMLPHYSAYKVAENFRLLEALHPGRIDLGIGRAPGGMPIASRALNEGKSSNVQFFPQQIADLGGYFHEQLPEDHRFASLVAGPSVPTVPEVWLLGSSSEGARIAAAQGTSYAFAQFFGTPGGEEAMKHYRRHFKPSILNDKPHSMIAVSAFCAETEEEAAELARSNELFFLRLGRGLEQSSFPSLETVNNYPYTAMEMEQIRQRRSFSIVGTPDQVRDKITAMAERHEADEVIIASAVHSFEARLRSFGLIAEAFGLKQD from the coding sequence ATGAAACTGAGTGTACTCGAACATGGACATATCAATGAAGGACGAAGTGTACAGGATACGTTGCAGGAAACGGTGAAACTCGCACAACATGCAGATCAATTGGGGTACTCCCGGTTCTGGATGTCGGAGCATCACGGTAGTGGTGCGCTGTCATTCTCCAGTCCTGAAGTTATGATTGCACATGTGGCTGCACATACGGATCGAATTCGCGTAGGTTCCGGTGGCGTTATGCTTCCTCATTATAGTGCCTATAAGGTTGCAGAGAATTTCCGCCTGCTGGAAGCTTTGCATCCGGGGCGGATTGACCTGGGGATTGGCAGAGCACCAGGTGGCATGCCGATTGCCAGCAGAGCTCTGAATGAGGGGAAATCATCGAATGTACAATTCTTTCCGCAACAGATCGCGGATCTGGGCGGATACTTCCACGAGCAGTTGCCCGAGGATCATCGGTTTGCATCTCTGGTAGCCGGACCATCGGTTCCCACGGTACCAGAAGTGTGGTTGCTGGGTTCCAGCTCCGAAGGTGCGAGAATTGCTGCAGCGCAAGGGACATCGTATGCGTTTGCCCAATTCTTCGGAACACCAGGCGGCGAAGAAGCGATGAAACATTACCGCAGACATTTCAAGCCGTCCATCCTGAATGACAAACCACATTCAATGATTGCTGTCTCGGCATTCTGCGCGGAGACAGAGGAAGAAGCCGCTGAACTTGCGCGCAGCAATGAACTTTTCTTCTTACGCCTTGGACGAGGTCTTGAACAAAGTTCATTCCCATCTCTGGAGACGGTGAACAACTATCCATACACAGCGATGGAGATGGAACAGATTCGTCAACGTCGTTCTTTTTCCATCGTGGGAACACCGGATCAGGTGAGAGACAAAATTACCGCAATGGCTGAACGCCATGAAGCGGATGAAGTCATTATCGCGTCAGCGGTCCATTCGTTTGAAGCACGTCTGCGCTCATTCGGCTTGATTGCAGAAGCCTTTGGACTCAAGCAGGACTAA
- a CDS encoding metallophosphoesterase family protein produces the protein MRRCVISDIHGCYDEFNALLKLADYNPQQDELILLGDYVDRGPSSKQVIEQIMQLQQQHDIMVIKGNHDAMMVKALTQDVEQYDQHWIRNGGLQTMASYLDLELTYDEQQIDWEAYAEAKKWIRTHYEHHLRFLEQLPLVYEIPGYIFVHAGINPDIEDWRSQSERDFIWIRESFYSKPTTIRETVVFGHTPVKHLHDETGIWFDPSGDKIGIDGGCAYGAQLNLLEISEDGSLQTFFVRQGQSAEEPEI, from the coding sequence ATGCGCAGATGTGTCATTAGTGATATTCATGGCTGTTACGATGAATTTAATGCACTGCTTAAGCTTGCAGATTATAATCCGCAGCAGGATGAATTGATTTTACTCGGTGATTATGTGGATCGCGGTCCAAGCAGCAAACAGGTCATCGAACAGATTATGCAGCTTCAGCAACAGCACGATATTATGGTGATCAAAGGCAATCACGATGCAATGATGGTCAAGGCGTTAACCCAGGATGTGGAGCAATATGATCAACACTGGATCCGTAATGGTGGATTACAGACGATGGCAAGTTATCTGGATCTGGAGCTTACTTATGATGAGCAGCAGATAGATTGGGAAGCTTATGCTGAAGCCAAAAAGTGGATACGTACACACTATGAACACCATCTTCGTTTTCTGGAACAGCTTCCGCTGGTGTACGAGATTCCGGGTTATATTTTTGTGCATGCCGGGATCAACCCGGATATCGAGGATTGGAGAAGCCAGTCCGAGCGGGACTTCATTTGGATTCGTGAATCATTCTATTCCAAACCAACGACGATTAGAGAGACGGTCGTATTTGGACACACCCCCGTGAAGCATTTGCATGATGAGACAGGCATTTGGTTTGACCCGAGCGGAGACAAAATTGGCATTGATGGTGGTTGTGCCTACGGAGCACAACTGAACCTGCTGGAGATTAGCGAGGACGGCAGTCTACAGACCTTTTTTGTACGGCAAGGGCAGAGCGCGGAAGAGCCTGAGATTTAA
- a CDS encoding manganese-dependent inorganic pyrophosphatase, whose product MEKALIFGHKNPDTDTICSAIAYADLKTKLGQDVEAVRLGEVNGETQFALDQFKIAAPRLIKTAANEVNKVILVDHNERQQSVSDIEEVTVVEVIDHHRIANFETSGPLYFRAEPVGCTATILNKMYKENGIEVSAPIAGLMLSAIISDSLLFKSPTCTEQDVAAARELAIIAGVDADTYGLDMLKAGADLSQKTIAELISLDAKEFVMGQSKVEIAQVNAVDVNDVLVKQPELEAAIEAIISSKGLDLFVFVVTDILNNDSVALAYGASTKAVEKAYNVTLSDSRAILKGVVSRKSQIVPVLTEAFNTL is encoded by the coding sequence ATGGAAAAAGCGTTAATCTTCGGTCACAAAAATCCCGACACGGATACGATCTGTTCGGCAATCGCCTATGCGGATCTGAAAACAAAATTGGGTCAGGACGTTGAAGCTGTGCGTCTCGGCGAAGTCAATGGTGAAACCCAGTTCGCACTGGATCAATTCAAAATCGCAGCACCACGTCTGATTAAAACAGCTGCAAATGAAGTAAACAAAGTTATTCTGGTTGACCACAACGAGCGTCAGCAAAGTGTAAGCGATATTGAAGAGGTGACTGTTGTTGAAGTTATCGACCATCACCGTATTGCTAACTTTGAGACAAGCGGACCTCTGTATTTCCGTGCAGAGCCTGTAGGTTGTACAGCAACCATTTTGAATAAAATGTACAAAGAAAATGGTATCGAAGTGAGTGCGCCGATTGCTGGTCTGATGCTGTCTGCCATTATCTCCGATTCCCTGTTGTTCAAATCCCCGACTTGCACAGAGCAGGACGTAGCCGCTGCACGTGAACTGGCTATTATTGCAGGTGTAGATGCTGACACTTATGGTCTGGACATGCTGAAAGCCGGCGCGGATCTGAGTCAAAAAACAATTGCTGAACTGATTTCCCTGGATGCCAAAGAATTCGTAATGGGTCAATCCAAAGTGGAAATTGCACAGGTTAATGCCGTTGACGTGAATGATGTTCTCGTGAAGCAACCTGAGCTTGAAGCAGCTATTGAAGCGATTATTTCGAGTAAAGGTCTCGACCTGTTCGTATTTGTCGTAACAGACATTCTGAACAACGATTCCGTTGCTCTTGCATATGGCGCATCCACCAAAGCTGTGGAGAAAGCTTACAATGTAACGTTGTCTGATAGCAGAGCTATCTTGAAAGGCGTAGTATCACGCAAATCACAAATTGTACCGGTTCTGACTGAAGCATTCAACACGCTGTAA
- the infC gene encoding translation initiation factor IF-3, which yields MIKNEKIKAAEVQLTGLNGEDLGVMSTQEALLLAKQHKVDLVCLSLMTSPPPCKLIGAGAAKAEAQQAKKKESKSPDKRKVKEIRLNLGMEDHDRETKQSQAERILKKGDSVRLVIQVHGAKEGAAGKEWAEQLSKSLADFGSKKTGVQVSGKQVVVQLDPNA from the coding sequence ATGATCAAAAATGAAAAAATCAAAGCGGCTGAAGTGCAGCTTACCGGATTGAACGGTGAAGATCTGGGCGTGATGTCGACGCAGGAAGCTCTTTTACTTGCGAAGCAGCATAAAGTAGATCTGGTGTGTCTGTCCTTGATGACGAGTCCGCCACCATGCAAGCTGATTGGCGCAGGAGCAGCCAAAGCGGAAGCGCAGCAGGCGAAGAAAAAAGAGAGTAAATCCCCCGATAAACGGAAAGTAAAAGAAATTCGTTTGAACCTTGGGATGGAGGATCATGACCGGGAGACGAAGCAGTCTCAGGCGGAACGTATCCTGAAGAAGGGTGATTCGGTAAGACTCGTCATTCAGGTGCATGGAGCCAAAGAAGGGGCTGCAGGCAAGGAATGGGCAGAGCAACTGAGCAAATCACTGGCTGATTTCGGTAGCAAAAAGACGGGTGTTCAGGTAAGTGGTAAACAGGTTGTTGTTCAACTGGACCCGAATGCGTAA
- a CDS encoding protein-glutamine gamma-glutamyltransferase: MIIVANQPVELNRAEWSDFEWYWLQQLQNRPTRYVYQSMDHLRFEWDLRGSLVDAAEGLDRSGVSFASFEKSRCNPAYWNRNAEGGFELKSNVTPAEGIRDIWRNGHLYAFECATATVIVLYGGVLGSIREDAFNSLFRNLLLFDWHYDSDLRLTEKNGSETALPGDVLYFKNPDVSPETPEWQGENTIMLRENWYYGHGIGIARGEDIIRTLNQFRFPGSRVSAYLMDMVIYPDFFYLSRFAKNSQNNMAAGSTPVLPGQLYVRLGGSRYLRS; encoded by the coding sequence ATGATCATTGTTGCCAATCAACCGGTCGAACTGAACCGAGCGGAATGGTCTGATTTTGAATGGTATTGGTTACAGCAACTCCAGAATCGTCCAACGAGGTATGTGTACCAATCCATGGATCATCTTCGATTTGAATGGGACTTGAGGGGCTCTCTTGTGGATGCTGCTGAAGGACTTGATCGAAGCGGGGTGAGTTTTGCATCCTTTGAAAAATCCAGATGTAATCCTGCCTACTGGAATCGTAATGCTGAGGGTGGATTCGAGCTCAAATCGAATGTGACCCCCGCTGAGGGCATCCGGGATATCTGGAGGAATGGACACTTATACGCCTTTGAATGTGCAACAGCCACCGTCATTGTGCTGTATGGTGGCGTGCTGGGAAGCATTCGCGAAGATGCCTTTAATTCGCTGTTTCGAAATCTGTTACTATTTGACTGGCATTATGACAGTGACTTGCGATTGACGGAAAAAAACGGTAGTGAAACCGCCCTTCCGGGAGATGTGTTGTATTTTAAAAATCCGGATGTCTCTCCCGAAACCCCCGAGTGGCAGGGAGAGAATACGATAATGCTGCGGGAGAACTGGTATTATGGACATGGCATTGGCATTGCACGCGGCGAAGATATTATACGCACTCTGAATCAGTTCCGCTTTCCAGGTAGCCGGGTCTCCGCCTACTTAATGGATATGGTGATCTATCCGGACTTCTTTTATTTATCCCGATTCGCCAAAAACAGCCAGAATAATATGGCCGCTGGCTCTACGCCTGTATTACCCGGACAGTTGTACGTACGCCTTGGGGGCAGTCGTTATTTACGAAGCTGA